A region of Culicoides brevitarsis isolate CSIRO-B50_1 chromosome 1, AGI_CSIRO_Cbre_v1, whole genome shotgun sequence DNA encodes the following proteins:
- the LOC134829520 gene encoding clathrin light chain isoform X2: MADFEDNFEQDPAAEFLQREQSALAGLEDEIPPVANAPTENGTTTGLESSGSFEVINNVEQQDDETAAAANTNGFDGEDPCLNDDFSGFTVPKQVQEEPEKIKRWREEQKKRLEEKDAEEETKKTELREQARKELEDWYKHHEDTISKTKSTNRNAEKQFVADDDDIEPGTEWERIAKLCEFNPKTNKASKDVSRMRSIILQLKQQPLTKK; encoded by the exons atggcAGATTTCGAGGACAATTTCGAGCAAGATCCCGCCGCAGAGTTCTTGCAACGCGAACAAAGTGCATTAGCTGGCTTGGAAGACGAGATTCCGCCAGTAGCGAATGCTCCAACTG AAAATGGTACAACTACGGGACTTGAGTCATCAGGCAGCTTTGAAGTTATCAATAATGTTGAGCAGCAAGACGACGAGACAGCTGCTGCTGCCAATACGAATGGTTTCGATGGAg AAGATCCATGTCTAAATGACGATTTTTCAGGTTTTACAG tgCCTAAACAGGTCCAAGAAGAACCTGAAAAAATCAAGAGATGGCGTGAAGAACAAAAGAAACGCCTTGAAGAGAAGGATGCCGAAGAGGAGACCAAGAAAACGGAATTGCGCGAACAAGCCCGCAAAGAGCTCGAGGATTGGTACAAACATCACGAAGATACCATTTCGAAAACGAAATCCACGAATCG AAATGCTGAAAAACAATTCGTAGCCGATGACGATGATATTGAGCCCGGCACAGAATGGGAACGCATCGCGAAGTTGTGCGAATTCAATCCAAAAACGAACAAGGCAAGTAAGGATGTGTCACGGATGCGTTCAATCATTTTACAATTGAAGCAACAACCATTGACAAAGAAGTAA
- the LOC134829520 gene encoding clathrin light chain isoform X1: MADFEDNFEQDPAAEFLQREQSALAGLEDEIPPVANAPTENGTTTGLESSGSFEVINNVEQQDDETAAAANTNGFDGEDPCLNDDFSGFTVPKQVQEEPEKIKRWREEQKKRLEEKDAEEETKKTELREQARKELEDWYKHHEDTISKTKSTNRESAKNAEKQFVADDDDIEPGTEWERIAKLCEFNPKTNKASKDVSRMRSIILQLKQQPLTKK, encoded by the exons atggcAGATTTCGAGGACAATTTCGAGCAAGATCCCGCCGCAGAGTTCTTGCAACGCGAACAAAGTGCATTAGCTGGCTTGGAAGACGAGATTCCGCCAGTAGCGAATGCTCCAACTG AAAATGGTACAACTACGGGACTTGAGTCATCAGGCAGCTTTGAAGTTATCAATAATGTTGAGCAGCAAGACGACGAGACAGCTGCTGCTGCCAATACGAATGGTTTCGATGGAg AAGATCCATGTCTAAATGACGATTTTTCAGGTTTTACAG tgCCTAAACAGGTCCAAGAAGAACCTGAAAAAATCAAGAGATGGCGTGAAGAACAAAAGAAACGCCTTGAAGAGAAGGATGCCGAAGAGGAGACCAAGAAAACGGAATTGCGCGAACAAGCCCGCAAAGAGCTCGAGGATTGGTACAAACATCACGAAGATACCATTTCGAAAACGAAATCCACGAATCG TGAGTCAGCCAA AAATGCTGAAAAACAATTCGTAGCCGATGACGATGATATTGAGCCCGGCACAGAATGGGAACGCATCGCGAAGTTGTGCGAATTCAATCCAAAAACGAACAAGGCAAGTAAGGATGTGTCACGGATGCGTTCAATCATTTTACAATTGAAGCAACAACCATTGACAAAGAAGTAA
- the LOC134829520 gene encoding clathrin light chain isoform X3, whose amino-acid sequence MADFEDNFEQDPAAEFLQREQSALAGLEDEIPPVANAPTENGTTTGLESSGSFEVINNVEQQDDETAAAANTNGFDGVPKQVQEEPEKIKRWREEQKKRLEEKDAEEETKKTELREQARKELEDWYKHHEDTISKTKSTNRESAKNAEKQFVADDDDIEPGTEWERIAKLCEFNPKTNKASKDVSRMRSIILQLKQQPLTKK is encoded by the exons atggcAGATTTCGAGGACAATTTCGAGCAAGATCCCGCCGCAGAGTTCTTGCAACGCGAACAAAGTGCATTAGCTGGCTTGGAAGACGAGATTCCGCCAGTAGCGAATGCTCCAACTG AAAATGGTACAACTACGGGACTTGAGTCATCAGGCAGCTTTGAAGTTATCAATAATGTTGAGCAGCAAGACGACGAGACAGCTGCTGCTGCCAATACGAATGGTTTCGATGGAg tgCCTAAACAGGTCCAAGAAGAACCTGAAAAAATCAAGAGATGGCGTGAAGAACAAAAGAAACGCCTTGAAGAGAAGGATGCCGAAGAGGAGACCAAGAAAACGGAATTGCGCGAACAAGCCCGCAAAGAGCTCGAGGATTGGTACAAACATCACGAAGATACCATTTCGAAAACGAAATCCACGAATCG TGAGTCAGCCAA AAATGCTGAAAAACAATTCGTAGCCGATGACGATGATATTGAGCCCGGCACAGAATGGGAACGCATCGCGAAGTTGTGCGAATTCAATCCAAAAACGAACAAGGCAAGTAAGGATGTGTCACGGATGCGTTCAATCATTTTACAATTGAAGCAACAACCATTGACAAAGAAGTAA
- the LOC134827970 gene encoding NHL repeat-containing protein 2, producing the protein MSEQTPMLDTLAFYCSSLSGDLWAAENPKDKETILQNYLEKVDKEFTTVADFKPDLEWFNVSEPLPLKSLKGKIVILDFFTYCCINCLHILPDLKRLERLYPVDKGVVIIGVHSAKFDNEKVDANILSALQRYEITHPVVNDANSLLWDDLAVQCWPTILILGPKGNPIFVVMGEGHFDILSMYVKAALDFYAPRGMISTKPLPLNPTRSLIAASNLHFPGKIVCSKYDPSDPTPELYALSDSGNHRVLVMNAKGEVLFKVGGADKEAGFEDGDFQTAKFNSPQGLAFLNENILFVADTENHAIRRIDLKLGIVETIAGTGKQGNDKIGGKVGVEQEISSPWDLVVYQTKDMDMSFHMDEESVPEKYVVLIAMAGTHQIWALFLEDTIWWKYKKQVAGTCVCIAGNGAEENRNNSYPQNAAFAQPSGLTINRELKEVYIADSESSCVRKLCLTDGKVSLIVGGDRNPLNLFAFGDADGKLHLAKLQHCLGVAYNPVRKCAFVADSYNHKVKRIDLETNSVSTWIITDKANKPHQFNEPAGLCLSPNGETMYVADTNNHNVEVVTLKTMKTTTLNLKFNVPSKEFDYGKILKFDKLKVSHNGGKLRLAIALNFEQGVKLTEGAPQKFICKIPGDEWIISPAHGDYKPKKNVDLDITVPRKLTACFQFCNFLVNFKLNLCSGDLCFFKNFTLDFPVTYTNDGLDCIIQEVSVKVGQDVKI; encoded by the exons ATGAGTGAGCAAACGCCGATGCTAGACACTCTCGCATTTTACTGCAGTTCCTTATCGGGCGATTTATGGGCTGCTGAAAATCCAAAGGACAAGGAGACAATTCTTCAGAATTATTTGGAGAAAGTTGATAAGGAATTTACGACTGTAGCTGATTTTAAGCCAg atCTTGAGTGGTTTAATGTTTCCGAACCCTTGCCATTAAAATCGCTCAAaggaaaaatcgtaattttggattttttcacgTATTGCTGCATCAACTGTTTGCATATCTTACCGGACCTGAAGCGCTTGGAGCGTCTTTATCCCGTTGACAAGGGTGTCGTCATCATTGGCGTGCATTCCGCGAAATTTGACAATGAAAAGGTCGACGCGAACATCCTTTCGGCACTGCAACGTTACGAAATCACGCATCCCGTGGTTAATGACGCCAATTCTCTACTCTGGGACGACTTGGCTGTTCAATGTTGGCCCACAATTTTGATTCTCGGTCCCAAGGGCAACCCAATTTTTGTCGTTATGGGCGAGGGACACTTTGATATCCTCAGCATGTACGTGAAAGCGGCTTTAGATTTTTATGCGCCTCGCGGCATGATCAGCACAAAACCGTTACCACTGAATCCAACACGAAGTTTGATCGCGGCATCAAATTTGCATTTCCCCGGCAAAATTGTTTGTTCGAAATATGACCCGAGTGACCCAACGCCAGAATTGTATGCGTTATCGGACTCGGGTAATCATCGCGTTCTCGTCATGAATGCCAAAGGTGAAGTTTTATTCAAAGTCGGAGGTGCCGATAAGGAAGCTGGATTCGAAGATGGCGACTTCCAAACTGCCAAATTTAATTCGCCGCAAGGTTTGGCGTTCCTCAATGAAAATATTCTCTTCGTTGCTGACACGGAAAATCACGCCATTCGTCGCATTGACTTGAAATTGGGCATTGTCGAGACAATTGCTGGCACGGGAAAGCAGGGAAACGATAAAATTGGCGGAAAAGTCGGAGTTGAGCAAGAAATTTCGTCGCCATGGGATTTGGTTGTGTATCAAACGAAGGACATGGACATGAGTTTTCACATGGATGAGGAAAGTGTGCCGGAAAAATATGTCGTGCTAATTGCAATGGCAGGCACGCATCAAATATGGGCACTTTTCTTGGAAGACACGATTTGGTGGAAGTACAAAAAGCAAGTTGCGGGCACGTGTGTTTGCATTGCCGGCAATGGCGCCGAAGAAAATCGAAATAATTCGTATCCGCAAAATGCGGCATTTGCTCAACCATCGGGATTAACGATAAATCGCGAGCTGAAGGAAGTTTATATTGCCGACAGTGAGAGTTCGTGTGTGCGAAAACTTTGTCTCACGGATGGAAAAGTCTCTCTAATCGTCGGAGGAGATCGAAATCCTTTGAATTTATTCGCTTTTGGTGACGCTGATGGCAAATTACATCTTGCAAAGTTGCAACATTGCTTGGGTGTCGCTTATAATCCGGTGAGAAAATGCGCTTTTGTCGCTGACAGTTACAACCACAAGGTAAAACGCATCGATTTGGAGACAAATTCCGTCAGTACGTGGATCATCACGGACAAGGCGAACAAGCCGCATCAATTTAACGAGCCAGCAGGTCTGTGTCTCAGTCCCAATGGTGAAACGATGTACGTAGCAGACACCAACAACCACAATGTCGAAGTTGTGACGCTTAAAACGATGAAAACAACCACGCTCAATCTGAAATTCAATGTGCCCTCGAAAGAATTCGACTAcggaaaaattctcaaattcgATAAACTCAAAGTTAGTCACAATGGCGGCAAATTACGACTTGCAATAGCTCTCAACTTCGAACAGGGTGTCAAGCTAACCGAGGGCGCTCCGCAAAAATTCATCTGCAAAATCCCGGGTGACGAATGGATCATCTCGCCCGCACACGGAGACTACAAGCCAAAAAAGAACGTCGATTTGGACATCACCGTACCGCGAAAACTCACAGCATGCTTCcagttttgcaattttttggtgaatttcAAGTTGAATTTGTGCAGCGGCGACTTgtgtttcttcaaaaatttcacgttGGATTTTCCGGTTACCTACACGAATGACGGCTTGGATTGCATCATTCAAGAGGTTTCGGTGAAGGTTGGACAGGATGTGAAGATTTAG
- the LOC134837316 gene encoding dnaJ homolog subfamily C member 24-like has translation MAGRNLYDVLQVSPTATHDEIKRSYQNLVLKHHPDKAQSASNDTFIEIDEAWKVLRDAEKRKQYDAELGQARFDDKPIVHETLRKSDFDFDAESETFYRDCRCGGVYVMPDDDGGTDDSIYIACDECSLVIELEKG, from the coding sequence ATGGCAGGTCGCAACTTGTACGATGTTTTGCAAGTCTCCCCCACAGCCACTCACGACGAAATAAAACGTTCCTACCAAAATCTCGTCCTGAAACACCATCCGGACAAGGCTCAATCCGCATCTAACGACACTTTTATCGAAATTGACGAAGCATGGAAGGTGCTACGAGACGCAGAAAAGCGGAAACAGTACGACGCTGAACTCGGTCAAGCAAGATTCGACGACAAACCAATCGTGCATGAGACATTGCGGAAAAGCGATTTTGACTTTGATGCAGAAAGTGAGACATTTTATCGTGATTGCCGATGCGGAGGCGTTTACGTCATGCCCGACGACGACGGGGGCACGGATGACAGCATTTACATTGCATGCGACGAATGTTCTCTCGTCATCGAACTGGAAAAGGGATAA
- the LOC134827972 gene encoding protein AMN1 homolog isoform X1 produces the protein MDDMKKYSVPSLYKTCIRNIASNVTFFKHDKQYLKVLPAHMKNAVIRLVTKIYGGFQDDEILRLMLNSELDDLDLTICKVTDRLLEDLRYCKNLRNLVLPPLNNTDCTKETLCDLIPCLTRLESLHIKDSLIVDDHVVALIARHCKHLDLLNLEKCMAITDDAMLHLREMKLTKLSLAHTNISDTGIIHIENSELENHLEDFNVKYCNISCAGLNHLRWDKIKYIGFEVVDINSKETRSEAQKGTGLCWFHRDIVLA, from the exons atggaCGATATGAAGAAATATTCAGTACCTAGCTTGTACAAAAC ATGCATCCGGAATATCGCCAGCAACGTGACCTTCTTCAAACACGACAAACAGTATTTAAAAGTGCTCCCTGCTCACATGAAGAACGCCGTAATCCGTTTAGTGACGAAAATCTACGGCGGCTTCCAGGACGACGAAATTCTTCGACTAATGCTCAACTCGGAGCTCGACGACTTGGATTTAACAATTTGTAAAGTGACAGATCGACTTTTGGAAGACTTGCGATATTGCAAAAACTTGAGAAATTTGGTCCTGCCGCCGCTTAATAACACAGACTGCACAAAAGAGACACTTTGTGACCTCATCCCGTGCTTGACACGTCTCGAAAGTTTGCATATCAAGGATTCGCTGATAGTGGATGATCATGTTGTCGCCCTAATTGCCAGGCATTGCAAGCATTTGGACTTGCTAAATTTGGAAAAGTGCATGGCGATCACGGATGACGCGATGTTGCATTTGCGCGAAATGAAATTAACAAAACTTAGTTTGGCTCATACAAATATCTCGGATACCGGGATCATTCACATCGAAAACAGTGAGCTGGAAAATCACTTGGAAGACTTTAACGTCAAGTACTGCAATATTAGTTGTGCGGGCCTGAATCACTTGCGATGGGACAAAATTAAGTACATCGGATTCGAAGTTGTCGATATTAATAGTAAGGAAACGCGATCGGAAGCCCAAAAAGGCACCGGTCTTTGTTGGTTTCATAGAGATATTGTGTTAGCTTga
- the LOC134827972 gene encoding protein AMN1 homolog isoform X2, protein MDDMKKYSVPSLYKTCIRNIASNVTFFKHDKQYLKVLPAHMKNAVIRLVTKIYGGFQDDEILRLMLNSELDDLDLTICKVTDRLLEDLRYCKNLRNLVLPPLNNTDCTKETLCDLIPCLTRLESLHIKDSLIVDDHVVALIARHCKHLDLLNLEKCMAITDDAMLHLREMKLTKLSLAHTNISDTGIIHIENSELENHLEDFNVKYCNISCAGLNHLRWDKIKYIGFEVVDINNFHKIEISNHCPKMMQWTIPFN, encoded by the exons atggaCGATATGAAGAAATATTCAGTACCTAGCTTGTACAAAAC ATGCATCCGGAATATCGCCAGCAACGTGACCTTCTTCAAACACGACAAACAGTATTTAAAAGTGCTCCCTGCTCACATGAAGAACGCCGTAATCCGTTTAGTGACGAAAATCTACGGCGGCTTCCAGGACGACGAAATTCTTCGACTAATGCTCAACTCGGAGCTCGACGACTTGGATTTAACAATTTGTAAAGTGACAGATCGACTTTTGGAAGACTTGCGATATTGCAAAAACTTGAGAAATTTGGTCCTGCCGCCGCTTAATAACACAGACTGCACAAAAGAGACACTTTGTGACCTCATCCCGTGCTTGACACGTCTCGAAAGTTTGCATATCAAGGATTCGCTGATAGTGGATGATCATGTTGTCGCCCTAATTGCCAGGCATTGCAAGCATTTGGACTTGCTAAATTTGGAAAAGTGCATGGCGATCACGGATGACGCGATGTTGCATTTGCGCGAAATGAAATTAACAAAACTTAGTTTGGCTCATACAAATATCTCGGATACCGGGATCATTCACATCGAAAACAGTGAGCTGGAAAATCACTTGGAAGACTTTAACGTCAAGTACTGCAATATTAGTTGTGCGGGCCTGAATCACTTGCGATGGGACAAAATTAAGTACATCGGATTCGAAGTTGTCGATATTAATA attttcataaaattgaaatttcgaaTCATTGTCCGAAAATGATGCAGTGGACAATACCATTCAATTAA
- the LOC134838285 gene encoding telomerase Cajal body protein 1 homolog, with protein sequence MMVEDVPMNGSSEPTVEISAQNEVNLENFHITTPQEEMDVESLQPYPSLSISETTDIFEVARWHSCQPENYLRGCIFSPDGTCLLTAVNMDGIQVFELPLDLYDEKNVKESRVVSRLKPAVHVKEGPKSTVYDMKWYPLMNSHVPETCSFLISRQHEPIKSIDAFDGKIRCSYRGYDAVDEVEAALSLCYSPDGTQIYAGYKKTIKIFDTNRPGRDYETLESRIPSSALAVNEDNSLLATGSWNTSVSVFDIRSKDVAPRLVLQETHRGGITHLKFLSETTLISGARKDSKLVVWDLRNPNTPFFVFNRNIDTNQRIYFDVTPEGKWLLSGSTDGCLKIWNMFEIYADNKAPIKEFAYKLHDDCLNGISVHPFLPIVATSSGQHMPTLPELDSDAECSVENFVTMWWLK encoded by the coding sequence ATGATGGTTGAAGACGTCCCAATGAACGGATCTTCCGAGCCTACCGTCGAAATTTCCGCACAAAATGAagtaaatttggaaaattttcacatcacAACCCCACAAGAAGAAATGGATGTCGAATCGCTGCAACCTTACCCAAGTTTGTCGATATCTGAAACCACTGATATCTTTGAAGTCGCCCGTTGGCATTCGTGCCAACCAGAAAACTACCTCAGAGGCTGCATTTTCTCGCCAGATGGAACGTGCTTATTAACTGCTGTCAACATGGATGGCATCCAAGTCTTCGAGTTGCCTCTGGATCtctacgacgaaaaaaatgtgaaagaatCTCGCGTTGTTTCGCGACTAAAACCCGCCGTACACGTCAAAGAAGGTCCAAAATCCACGGTTTACGATATGAAATGGTATCCGTTGATGAATAGTCATGTACCGGAGACTTGTAGCTTTCTTATTTCACGTCAACATGAACCAATAAAGTCAATTGATGCATTTGACGGGAAAATTCGTTGCAGTTATCGTGGATATGATGCCGTGGATGAAGTTGAAGCAGCGCTGAGTCTTTGTTACAGCCCCGATGGGACCCAAATCTATGCTGGTTACaagaaaacaatcaaaatttttgatacaaatcgCCCGGGACGCGATTATGAAACACTCGAAAGTCGAATCCCGTCATCTGCGCTCGCTGTAAATGAAGATAATTCACTCCTGGCTACCGGATCATGGAACACAAGTGTCTCGGTGTTCGATATTCGCAGCAAAGATGTTGCTCCAAGACTCGTTTTGCAAGAAACCCATCGCGGAGGTATCactcatttgaaatttttgagcgAAACGACGCTCATTTCGGGTGCTCGTAAGGATTCCAAGCTCGTAGTTTGGGATTTGCGCAATCCAAACACcccatttttcgtttttaatcgaaatattGATACAAATCAGAGAATTTACTTCGATGTCACGCCAGAAGGGAAATGGTTATTAAGCGGAAGTACCGATGGAtgcttgaaaatttggaatatgtttgaaatttatgcAGATAACAAAGCGCCAATTAAGGAATTTGCTTATAAATTACACGACGACTGCTTAAACGGGATCTCAGTTCATCCCTTTTTGCCAATTGTAGCGACAAGCAGTGGTCAACACATGCCAACGCTCCCAGAATTAGACTCCGATGCGGAATGTTCCGTCGAAAATTTCGTCACAATGTGGTggctcaaataa
- the LOC134838287 gene encoding histone deacetylase complex subunit SAP18, with protein MESMVEKQAPQNVKVIDREKTCPLLLRVFCGAGGRHNSVSEFAHGNVPSNELQIYTWMDASLRELTTLVRDVNPDTRKKGTYFDFAIVYPDPQRPGYRMREIGVTCSGQKGSDDNKTLAQAKFSIGDFLDISITPPNRMPPSGRRDRRPY; from the exons ATGGAATCAATGGTTGAGAAGCAAGCACCCCAAAATGTCAAAGTAATCGACAGAGAAAAGACTTGCCCGTTGCTTTTGCGAGTTTTTTGCGGAGCCGGCGGGCGACACAACTCCGTTTCAGAGTTTGCACACGGAAATGTTCCATCAAATGag ctCCAAATTTACACCTGGATGGATGCCAGTCTACGCGAACTTACAACTCTCGTGCGCGACGTGAACCCAGATACTCGTAAAAAAGGCACCTACTTCGATTTCGCCATTGTTTATCCGGATCCGCAACGACCTGGTTATCGAATGCGCGAAATTGGCGTCACCTGTTCCGGTCAAAAAGGCAGCGACGACAACAAGACATTAGCACAAGCCAAATTTTCCATCGGGGACTTTTTGGACATCAGTATTACGCCACCGAATCGAATGCCTCCATCGGGACGACGCGATAGACGACCATACTAA
- the LOC134837137 gene encoding selenide, water dikinase 2-like, whose amino-acid sequence MFNPEDHGLEADFRLTKFSTLRGUGCKVPQNVLDKYLNVLGQDDALVAAHQPKPSTDSKKIGIGMDSAVIPLSRHQNLFLVQTVDFFYPLIDDPYMMGKIAFANVVSDVYATGVSSIDKIKMIISAPTEFTEKQRDVVIPLLIKGFHDSAASIKATIDIDWMAVNPWCMIGGIATSICHESEIIFPTEAEDGDVLVLTKPLGTQLATNSYIWHKEKSSEWQKLEENGVTVQEITEMYEAAIRSMAFLNKTAADLMHKYNGHAATDVTGFGLLGHANNLALFQSKDVSFEIHTLPIISGVMKIAQILGRDTKLRAGKAVETSGGLLIAMPESDAAKFAEEFEQLTDFKAFVVGKVIKGDKKAIMSEKITIIDV is encoded by the exons atgttcaatccAGAAGATCACGGACTTGAGGCGGACTTTCGTCTcactaaattttcaactttacgagg gtgaGGTTGCAAAGTGCCTCAAAACGTTCTCGATAAATATCTGAATGTTTTGGGGCAGGATGATGCTCTCGTAGCCGCTCATCAACCAAAACCCTCAACTGACTCGAAAAAAATCGGCATTGGAATGGATTCGGCAGTCATTCCCTTATCACGtcaccaaaatttatttctcgttCAAACTGTCGACTTTTTCTACCCATTAATTGACGATCCCTACATGATGGGAAAAATCGCCTTTGCCAATGTCGTTTCCGACGTATATGCCACCGGCGTGTCTTCCATcgataaaatcaaaatgatCATCTCCGCTCCCACGGAATTCACGGAGAAACAACGAGATGTCGTCATTCCGTTGCTAATTAAGGGATTTCACGATTCCGCAGCTTCGATAAAAGCCACAATTGACATTGATTGGATGGCTGTGAACCCGTGGTGCATGATTGGAGGCATCGCAACCAGCATTTGTCACGAATCTGAGATAATTTTTCCCACAGAAGCGGAAGACGGGGATGTTTTGGTACTTACAAAGCCTTTGGGAACGCAATTGGCGACAAATTCTTACATCTGGCACAAAGAAAAAAGCTCGGAATggcaaaaattagaagaaaatggAGTTACAGTGCAAGAAATTACCGAAATGTATGAAGCAGCTATCCGTTCAATggcttttttgaataaaacagCAGCAGATTTGATGCACAAGTATAACGGGCATGCCGCTACCGACGTAACAGGCTTCGGGCTTTTAGGACATGCGAATAATTTGGCACTTTTTCAATCCAAAGACGTTTCTTTTGAGATTCACACGTTGCCAATTATCTCAGGTGTGATGAAAATCGCTCAAATTCTGGGACGAGACACAAAATTACGTGCTGGAAAGGCAGTTGAGACATCTGGAGGGTTATTAATCGCAATGCCAGAGAGCGATGCAGCTAAATTTGCCGAAGAATTTGAACAATTAACGGATTTTAAGGCATTTGTCGTTGGAAAAGTCATCAAAGGTGATAAAAAAGCAATTATGAGTgagaaaattacaattattgatgtctaa